The Mesorhizobium sp. INR15 region CTCGACCAGGGCAGTGACGCCAAGCAGGTCCGACAGCAATACCCACTCCTGCCGTTTTTCGTCGCTGGCATGGCCGACTTCGGTCAGGAATGCGATCGCCTCGCGCCATTCCGACGCGGTCGGCCGGGTCTCCCTGACAATCTGGTGGAGATGGTCGACAACCGTCGCCAGAAAGCGCGGCAATGGTCCGGCCCTGGCCTTGAGCAGGCGCTGGGCGACCATCTCGGCGGAGTTGGTCTCGTTGAACGACGGAATGCCTGGATGTGACATGCGCCTCCCCGGTTCCATCTCACGAAGAGAGACTAGCGCAGCCCAGGCACAAAGATGATGATTTCTGGCTGGTTTAATATACCATATTGGTATGAAGCTCGATGAAAGGCATCTGATCCAGCTGGCGGCCGTGGTGCAGGGCGGGGGCGTCACCGAGGGTGCCGCGCTCGTCGGGCTGTCGCAGCCCGCTGTCTCGCGCACGCTGTCGATGCTGGAGAAGCGGCTGGGTGAGCCGCTGTTCCTCAAAGGCCGGCGGCCGTTGCAGCCGACGCCGCTCGGCCGGGCGCTGGCCGACCATGGCCAGATCATGCTGGCGGCATCACGCAAGGCGTCCGACATCGTCGCCAATTTCAGCCAGGGACGCTCCGGCGTGGTGCGGGTCGGCGGCACGCCGTTCTTCATGGATGCGCTGATCTCCGGCATGATCGCTGATTTCCAGAATGCCTATCCGGACGTGCGCGTCGACCAGAGCTACGGATACCTGCCGGACCTGCGCGCCGCCATCAACGCCGACCGCATCGACCTCGCCGTCTGCCCGATCGACATTCTGGAGGAGGGATCCGGCATGGAGTTCCGCGAGATCCTGCCCGGGCGCAATGTCGTTGCCTGCCGCGCCACGCATCCCTTGCTGCTGCGGCGCAGGCTGAAGACGGTCGATCTGCTCGACTATCCCTGGATCGCGCCGCCGCCGGGCAGCCCGCTGCTGGAGGATCTGCGCAGCCTGCTGTTGTCGCTTGGCGCGACGGAGATCAAGATCCGCTACTCCGGCGGATCGCTGACCAGCGCCATCAACTACATGAAGCAGACCGATGCGCTGACCGTGCTGCCGCACAGCGTGGTCTTTGCCTTCCGCAATGACAAGTCGATCACCGCACTGCCGGTGGCGATCCCGCATCCCGAGCGGGCACTCGGCCTGCTCAGGCTTGCCGAGACGCCGCGTGCGCCGGCTGTCGATGCTTTCGCCAAGCACATCCGGCTCGGCTTCGACAATCTCAAGCATCTGATCAAGCGGCACGAGCAGGCGGTGGTCTGGGGCGCCTAGGGTTTGACATCCAGGTGATGCCGGGATGAGGGGTTTGAACGAAAACGCTTCTGCTTTTGGGAAATTTCACGCTTTCCCAGGTCGAATTCGTATCGACTAGCGCCTTTTGACCGAAATTTGGATGCCGGGCGTCGCATATTGACGCGACAATCGAAGCGGCGCGGGTTCCGATACGCATGCTGCAAGAAGCAGATGAGCATGCTTCAGGAACGCCGAAAATCGATGGTGGACACCAGGCCTTTCAAGGTTCTGATCGGGGAACGCAACCCGCTGGTTATCGCTGGCCTGTGCGATCTGCTCGAGCGCGACAAGCGCTTTATCCCGACCGAATCCGTGCGCACCGGCAGCGCCTTTCTGGCGGCTGCGGAGACGGCGTCCTTCGATGTCGCGATCCTGGCCTGGAAACTGTCCGACATGGATGGCGGCGATGTCTTCATCGAGTTGCAGCGGCGGCAAGCCAATCCGCGCGTCGTCATCTTCTCCAGCGAGCACGACGTCGCCATTCTCAAGCAATGTATCCGGCTCGGCGTCCCGGGCTTCTGCTACCAGTTCGATGACCCGTGCATCCTGCTCGACACAGTTCTGGCGGTCGCGCATGGCCGCATCTGTATTCCCTATATCGACGTCACCAAGGTCAACGACACGCCGCTTTCAGCGCTGACAACGCGGGAGCGTGAATTGCTCGGCGTGCTCGCCGACGGCTGGACGAACCTGCAGATCGCGGCCCGCACCGGCATTTCCGAAAACACCGTCAAATATCACCTGAAGAACCTCTACGAGAAGCTCGACGTGCGCAACCGCGCCATGGCTGTCGCGCTCTACGCCAACGAGAAGCGGCGCCGTCCCTCCCTGTCCTGATTGCCGAGAACTGGAGCCGCTCAAGCGCGCCCGGCGGTACAGATGCGCCTACCCCAGGGTAGGAATGTCCTATCCTCCCGGTCCGTTGTCCCACCCTTGCGGGCACACCCTACCCACCTCCCGAACAGCCGGTTTCTATCCGGGCAGGTGTTGCGGCAAGGACTGGCAGATTTGAAAATCCCACCATCGCGGCGACTGGGATTTTCGCCCGGACACATCGCAAAATCGGGAGAACTTCATGGCCGGCTTCACGCATCTGTTCATTCCAGGACCGACCAACATTCCCGAGCAGGTCCGCCAAGCGATGAACCTGCCGATGGAGGACATGCGCGCCGGCAGCTTTCCGCAGTTCACCCTGCCGTTGTTCGAGGACATCAAAAAAGTCTTCATGAACGAGACTGGCCGCGTCTTCATCTTCCCGTCGTCGGGCACCGGCGCCTGGGAATCGGCGATGACCAATGTGCTCAGCCCCGGCGACCGGGTGCTCATGTCCCGCTTCGGCCAGTTCTCGCACCTATGGGTCGACATGGCCGAGCGCCTCGGCCTCGATGTCGATGCCATCGACTGCGAGTGGGGAACCGGCGTTCCGCTCGACCTTTACGCCGAAAAACTGCAGGCCGACAAAGCCCACCGCATCAAGGCAATCTTCTGCACCCAGAACGAAACCGCGACCGGCGTCACCAGCGATGTCGCCGGCTGCCGCGCGGCACTTGATGCGGCGAACCATCCGGCACTGCTGTTCGTCGACGGCGTCTCGTCGATCGGCTCGATCGATTTCCGCCAGGAAGAGTGGGGCGTCGACTGCGCCGTCAGCGGCTCGCAGAAGGGTTTCATGCTGCCCGCCGGGCTGGGCTTCCTGTCGGTCAGCAAGAAGGCGCTCGCCGCCGCAAAGACCGCGACCGGGCGGCGCTGCTTCTTCTCCTTCGAGGACATGATCAAGACCAATGACACCGGCTATTTCCCCTACACGCCGGCGACCCAGCTGTTGCGCGGCTTGCGCGCCTCGCTCGACCTGATCGCCGAAGAAGGGCTCGAAGCCATCTTTGCCAGGCACCACCATCTTGCCGAAGGCGTGCGCAAGGCGGTTGGCGCCTGGGGTCTCAAGCTCTGCGCCAAGGAAGCGAAATGGCACTCCGATACGGTCAGCGCCATCCTGGTGCCGGAAGGCATCGACAGCGGTGACGTGGTCAAGCGCGCCTACCAGAAGTACCAGACCTCGCTTGGCGGCGGCCTCAACAAGGTGGCCGGCAAGGTCTTCCGCATCGGCCATCTCGGCTGGTTGAACGAGGTGATGGTGCTGGGGTCGCTCTCCGCCGCCGAAATGACGCTGCTCGATTGCGGCGTCAAGCTGGCGCCGGGTTCGGGCGTCGGTGCCGCGATCGAGCATTTCCGCGGACCGCAGCAGCCCGCCATCGCCAAAGCCGCCTGACCCGGGAGACACGAACATGAGCCACACGATCAACCATCTGAGGAAGCTGCGGCTGCAGCGCAGCGAGCTCGCCGTTCCCGGATCGAGCCCGGAAATGATCGACAAGGCGGCCAACAGCGCCGCCGACTTCGTCTTCCTCGATATCGAGGACGCCGTCGCGCCGCCGGACAAGGAGCGGGCGCGCAAGAACATCATCCAGGCACTGAACGACATCGACTGGCGCGCCAAGGGCAAGACCGTCTCAGTGCGCATCAACGGCCTCGATACACACTACATGTATCGCGACGTTGTCGACGTGATGGAGCAGGCCGGCGACCGGCTGGACACCATCCTGGTGCCGAAGGTCGGCGTGCCCGCCGATCTCTACATGGTCGAAGCCATGGTCAGCCAGATCGAGACGGCCAAGGGGTTCAAGACCCGGGTCGGCCTGGAGGCATTGATCGAGACGGCGCTCGGCATGGCCAATGTCGAGGCCATCGCCGCTTTCCCGGGCCGGCTCGAAGCCATGCATTTCGGCGTCGCCGACTATGCCGCCAGTTGCAAGGCGCGGACCGTCAGCATCGGCGGCCTCAACCCGGATTATCCCGGCGACCAGTGGCATGCCGCGTTGTCGCGCATGACGGTCGCCTGCCGCGCCTATGGCTTGCGCGCCATCGATGGGCCGTTCGGCGATTTCTCCGATCCGGAGGGTTTCAGCGCCGCCGCCCGCCGCGCCGCCGCGCTTGGCATCGAGGGCAAGTGGGCCATCCATCCGTCACAGATCGCGCTCGCCAACGAGGTGTTCTCGCCGCCGGAAAAGGAGGTTGCCCGCGCTCGCCGCATCATCGAGATGCTCAAGGAAGCGGAAGAGCAAGGCAAGGGCGCCGCCGCCCTCGACGGCAAGATGATCGACGCCGCCTCCGAGCGTATGGCGCGCAATGTGCTGGTCGTGCACGACGCGATCGCCCAGGCCGCATCAGGCAGATAAGGGGCTCACCATGGACATCCACGAATATCAGGCCAAGGAACTTCTCTCACGCTACGCGGTGCATGTTCCGCGCGGCCGTCTGGCCTACAGCCCGGAACAGGCTGCCTATCGCGCCAGCGAGATCGGCGGCGAGAAATGGGTGGTCAAGGCGCAGATCCATTCCGGCGCCCGGGGCAAGGCCGGCGGCATCAAGCTCTGCGCAAGCGACGACGAGATTTCGGCCGCCGCCGAGGCAATGCTCGGCCGCAAGCTGGTCACACATCAGACCGGGCCGCGCGGCAAGCTGGTGTCGCGGCTCTATGTCGAGGAAGCCGTCGACATCGTCCAGGAGATTTATCTCGCCTTCGTGCTCGACCGCAAATCCGAACGGGTGATGATCGTCGCCTCCGGCTCGGGCGGCATGGAGATCGAGGAGATCGCCGAGAACGAACCGGATTCGATCATTCGCGCCACCGTCGATCCCGGTGCCGGAATGCAGGACTTCCAGGCCCGCGAAATTGCCTTCGGCCTCGGCCTGGAGAACTCGATGATCGGCAAGGCGACCGAGACGCTGCTCGGCTGCTACCGCGTGTTTCGTGACTACGACGCCTCGATGCTGGAGATCAACCCGCTGGTGGTGACGCGTGACGGCAACCTGGTGGCGCTGGACGCCAAGATGTCGTTTGACGAAAATGCGCTGTTTCGCCGCCCCGAGATTTCCGAATTGCGCGACAAGAGCCAGGAAGATCCGCGCGAAACGTTCGCCAGTGACCGCGGCCTCTCCTATGTCGGCCTCGATGGCAATATCGGCTGCATCATCAACGGCGCTGGGCTGGCCATGGCGACGATGGACATGATCAAGATCGCCGGTGGTGAGCCGGCGAATTTTCTCGATATCGGTGGCGGCGCTTCGCCGGAGCGGGTCGCCAAATCCTTCCGCGCGGTGCTCGGCGACAAGAAGGTGGAGGCCATCCTGGTCAACATATTCGCCGGCATCAACCGCTGCGACTGGGTGGCGGAAGGCGTCATCAAGGCGATCCGCGAGGTCGGCGTTCCGGTGCCGCTGGTGGTTAGGCTGGCCGGCACCAATGTCGAGGAAGGCAAGCGCATCCTGGCAGAGTCGGGCGAGGCGATCATCGTTGCCGACACGCTGGCCGAGGCCGCCGAGAAGACGGTCGCCGCCTGGCGCGCCGCCGCCGTGAAAAAAGCAAGCTGAGGGGCGAGAAAGATGGCTATTCTGCTCAACCGCGATACCCGCGTCATCGTCCAGGGTTTCACCGGCAAGATCGGCAGTTTCCATGCCGAGGACATGAAGCGCTACGGCACCAAGGTGGTTGGCGGCGTCACCCCCGGCAAGGGCGGCCAGACGCATCTCGGCCTGCCGGTGTTCAATACGGTCAAGGGCGCTGTCCGTGAAACCGGCGCCGACGCCAGCATCGTCTTCGTGCCGCCGCCCTTCGCCGCGGACTCGATCATGGAAGCCGCCGACGCCGGCATCAAGTTCTGCGTCTGCATCACCGACGGCATCCCGTCGCAGGACATGATGCGGGTCAAGCGCTACATGCGCCGCTACCGTTACGAGGACCGGCTGCGGCTGGTGGGGCCCAATTGTGCCGGCATCATCACGCCCGGCCAGGCGCTGATGGGCATCATGCCCGGCTCGATCTACCTGCCGGGGCGCGTCGGCATTGTCGGGCGTTCGGGAACGCTTGGCTATGAGGCGGCCTCGCAGATGAAGGCGCTCGGCATCGGCGTCTCGACCAGCGTCGGCATCGGCGGCGACCCGATCAACGGTTCGTCTTTCCGCGACATTCTCGAACTGTTCGAGAAGGATGATGGCACCGATGCCGTGGTGATGATCGGCGAGATCGGCGGGCCGCAGGAAGCGGAAGCCGCACTTTGGGCGCGCGACAACATGAAGAAGCCGCTGATCGCCTACATTGCCGGGCTTTCGGCGCCGAAAGGCAAGCGCATGGGGCATGCCGGCGCCATCATCTCGGCGTTCGGCGAGTCGGCGCAGGAGAAGGTCGAGATCCTGCGCGACGCCGGCGTGGTCATCGTGCCGACGCCGTCCTCTTTCGGCGAGGTGGTTGCCGGCGTCATGGCCGAACGCGCCAAGGCCGCGTGAAATTGCAGCCCAGAAGATCAACAGGAAATCCGATGAAGCCGCGCCTGATTGTCACCCGCAGATGGCCGTCCGCCGTCGAAGCTATCCTTGCCGAGCGCTTTGATACGACGCTCAACGACAGCGATACGCCGCTGAGCCCTGCCGCGATGACATCGGCGTTTTCGGATTTCGACGCGATCCTGGCGACAGTGAGCGACAGCTTGCCAGTTGCGGTGTTCCCCAATGGGGACGCCCGCACCCGGATCATCGCCAATTTCGGCGTCGGCTTCAGCCACATCGATGTCGCGGCGGCCCGCGACCGCGACATCGTGGTGACCAACACGCCCGGCGTGCTGACCGATTGCACCGCCGACCTCGCGCTCAGCCTGATACTGGCCGTCGCACGCCGGACCGGCGAAGGCGAGCGGCAGCTGCGGGCCGGCGAATGGCGCGGCTGGTCGCCGACCCATATGGCCGGCGCCAAGGTGTCGGGAAAGACCCTCGGTATTGTCGGAATGGGGCGGATCGGCAAGGCGACAGCGAGGCGCGCGCATTTCGGCTTCGGCATGAAGATCGTGTTCTTCAACCGGTCGCCGGTCGATGATGACGAGACGCGTGCCATGGGCGCGCTGCAGATGCCCGCTCTGGCGGATGTGCTGGCGGCATCGGATTTCGTGTCGCTGCACTGTCCCGGCGGCGCCGAGAACCGTCATCTCATCAATGCCCGCAGCCTGGGATTGATGAAAGGCAGCGCCTTCCTGATCAACACGGCACGCGGCGACGTTGTCGACCAGGATGCCCTGGTCGCCGCGCTCGAACGCCGCGAAATCGCCGGTGCTGGGCTCGATGTCTTTGCCGAGGAGCCGGCGGTTCCGGAGGCGCTGAAGCGGCTGGAGAATGTCGTGCTGTTGCCGCATCTCGGCAGCGCGACCGAGGAAACACGCGTGGCGATGGGCATGAAGGTGGTGGAGAACCTGACCGCCTTCTTCGAGGGCCGGCCGGTCCCCGACCGGGTCGCCTGAGACGAATCAGGAAAGCGCAAAGTTTTGGAACAGAGCAAGCGCATCAATTTTCGCGAAGACGAACGCAGCCTGCTGTTGCGTCTGCTGCTTCAGGTCGCCAGCCAGCGCGAACCCGTGATTGCTGGCGTCCTCACAGGCGGCAGGTCCCTTGTTTCCCTGGCGCCGGAGCAGCGCATCCCGGCGCTGCAGGCGAGCGGCGTCTGGTTCCAGCTCCTGGCGATAGCCGACGAGTTGCTTGCCATGCGGGCGCGCCGCGAGCTCGAACAGGGCGCCGGTGTCGGCGAGGTGCCGGGCTCCTTTGGCAGCGTGATCGCGCAGATGGCGGCGAGCGGCCATTCGGCCGAGGCGGTTCAGTCGGCCGTCGATGAGCTGTGCGTCGGGCCGACGATGACCGCGCATCCGACCGAGGCCAAACGCGTCACGGTGCTGGAGATCCACCGACGCATCTACCGCAAGCTGACGGAACTCGACCAGCCGCGCTGGGCGCCGCGTGAACGCGAATTGCTGGTCGCCGATCTCGAAAGCGAGATCGAGCTGCTGTGGATGACGGGCGAGCTGCGGCTGGAGCGCCCGACGGTCGAACGCGAGATCGCCTGGGGGCTGCATTTCTTCCGCGAGGTCATTTTCGAGGCGACGCCGCAGCTCTACGGCAAGCTCGAAGACGCCTTCGCGCGTCACTATCCAGGACAACGGATCAAGGTTCCGTCCTTCATGCGCTATGCCTCCTGGATCGGCGGCGACCGCGACGGCAATCCGAATGTGACCGCCACGGCCACCGCGCATCCCCTGGCGGAGTACCGCAACACCGCCATCGACTGGTATCTGGCGCAGGTGCAGCGGCTGGTGGCGGTGCTCAGCGCCAGCTCGAACGTCATCGATCTGCCGGTGAGCTTCAGGCCGGTGCTGAGAATGGCGCTTGAACGGAGCGGACAGGCGCACGAGATCGCGGCCCGCAATCCTGACGAGCCGCTTCGGCAGTTTGCGTCAGCCCTGTTTGCCCGGCTGCTGGCGACACGCGATAGCGGTCTGGCATCGTACCCCTCGGCAGATGCGTTTCGTGCCGACCTCAGCGCGCTTTCCTCCGTCCTTGAGGCGATTGGCGGGAATTCGGTAGCCAGGCGCTTCATCCAGCCGCTGTTGTGGCAGGTTGGAAGTTTCGGCTTCCGCACGGTCTCGCTCGACGTCAGGCAGAATTCCACCGTTATCAACCGGGTGCTGGCCGAGCTGTTCGCGCTGGCGGATCCCAGCGATCCAGTCGTCGCCAGCACGCCGCAATGGTCGGCGCGCATTCGCTCAGCATTGAGCCAGGGCGAGCGGCTCGAAATCGACCCGAACCGGTTGTCGCCCGAGGCAGTCGAACTGCTTTCGACATTCGCGGTCATTGGCGCGCACATCTCAACTTCGCATGTCGGTGCGGTCGGCTGTTTCGTGCTCTCCATGACCCGCTCTGCCGATGACCTGCTCGCGGTCTATCTGCTGGCGCAACATTCCGGACTTTCGACCGCGCCCGATGGCGGCGGTACGGTCAGGCTGCGGATCGTGCCGTTGTTCGAGACCATCGCCGATTTGCAGGCCGCTCCGGTCATCCTGAATGAGCTGCTCGGGGTGTCGCTGGTCAGGCAGACGGTGCGTGAGTTCGGCGCGCGCCAGGAGATCATGCTTGGCTATTCCGACAGCAACAAGGATGGCGGGTTCCTTGCCTCCAATTGGGAATTGGCCAAGGCACAGAAACGGCTCGCTGCCGTCGGGCGCAAGCACAAGGTCAGGATCAGTTTCTTTCATGGCCGCGGCGGCTCCGTTAGCCGTGGCGGCGCGCCGACTGGCCGAGCGATCGCGGCACAGCCGGAAGGCACCGTCGGCGGAACCATGCGCGTGACCGAACAGGGCGAGGTCGTGTCGTCGAAATTCGCCAATCGGGGCACAGGCCTCAACCAGCTTGAGGTTCTCGCGGCCGGCGTGCTTGCCCACAGCGTCGGATTGTCAGGCGGCACGGAGAAGAAGGAAACGCCGGAGTTCGACGAGGCGCTGGAAGCGCTGGCCGGCATGTCGCAAGCTTCCTATGCCGGGTTGATGGCCGAGCCTGGCTTCCTCGACTATTTCAACCAGGCGAGCCCGGTCGCCGAGCTGGCACTGCTGAAGATGGGCTCGCGGCCGGACCGTCGGTTCGGCGCCAGCGGTATATCAGACCTGCGCGCCATTCCCTGGGTGTTCGCCTGGAGCCAGAACCGCCATCTGCTGACCGGCTGGTACGGCATAGGCAGCGCGCTCAGTTCATTCGTCACGGTGCGCGGCGAGCCGGGACGCGCGCTTCTGGCCCGTATGTTCGAGCACTCGCGCTTTTTCCGCCTGATCGTCGACGAGGCCGAAAAGACACTCTATCAGTCCGACATGGGCATCGCGCGGCTCTATGCCGGCCTGGTCTCCGACGGCGATGCCTCCCAGCGCATCCATGCCCGAATCGCCGCCGAATACGAGTTGACGCGCGGGCTAATCGGCGACGTCACCGGAGGCGATCTTTCCGTGCGCTTTCCGATGTTCAAGCGGCGTTTCGACAGTCTGCGGCGGCAGATGGACGACATTCACCGGCTGCAGGTCGACCTGCTGCGCGAGGTCCGGGCAGAAACCGGTGCAGCGGATCGCAAGCGCGCGACCGACGCCTTGCTCGTCTCGATCAATTGCATCTCTTCGGGCCTGGGGTGGACAGGATAAAGCGCGGCCCGGTTGAGCGGGCGAAGGTTATCCAATTCAGATCTGGGCGCCGATGATCTCGACGAAGCGAGCGAAGAGACCTGCTTGAGATTTGATCTCGAGCTTGCGGTAGATGTTGCGGCGGTGAACCTTCACGGTTCCCGGGACGATGCGCATGGCCCGCGCGATCGATTCCGTCGAATGGCCCTGCAGCAACAGATCGACGACATGCTTTTCGCGCGGCGTCAGTGACAGGCTCTTCCAGATGTGCGCGCGGTCGAACTCATTGACCGGAGCCGCCGCCTCGCCGGGTTTCGCGTCGGCCGGTTCGTCGCTTGGAAGATTTGGCCAGCGCAGCCTGGCAAGACTGATCACCGCCGGCGCCATGTCGCGCAGCAGCCGGGTATCGGCGGTTCCGAATGGACCGGAAGCGTGCAACCGCATCAATGACAGCACCAGTGCGTCTTTTCCCGGCAGCGGAACGAAGAAGCCGACCTCCTCGGCCAACCTGGTTTGGCTGTAGTAGGAGCGATAATATTCGCTGGCATAAAAGCGGTCGGGCGCCAGTTCGCGCATGCGCCAGAACCCTTCCTTGCGCTCGACAGCCGCGTGATGGAACGGGTCGAGCAAATAGGGTCCTTCCTGATAGAGCGCGACGAAGACATGGCTTTCCGCCGGCGAGAATGTCTCGAACAGCAGCGGCGGCCGCGCGGCGCCGCGATAGCCGAAGATGACGCAGTGGTCGAAGCTGACATGCTGCCTGAGCCAGTCGACGACCGCCTTGCCGAAAAGGTCGCCGCTCGTCTCCTGCGTGGCAGCGACAAGCTTGGCCAGCTGGTTGTATTCGCCGCTGCGAGACAGGCTCAATGGCATACCCCTCCAAACGATAAAATAGATTAGATATACCACCCCTGAGGTATATACTAGCAGCCATTGGCTCTGGTAGCGTCCTGAAATCGCATCGTCCTGTTGCTGGAGCCAGTGCCGTGACCGCAGTGCCCGATATCGAGTTTCGCGGCGTCACCAAACGCTATGGCGCGGTGACCGCGGTCAGCGGGATCGACCTCACTGTCCCGCCCTCCGCCTTTGTGGCTCTGCTTGGGCCGTCGGGCTGCGGCAAGACCACTTGCCTGCGCATGATCGGCGGTTTCGAGCAGCCAAGCGAAGGGCAAGTGCTCATCCGTGGGCAAGACATGGCCGGCACGCCACCCTACCGGCGGCCTGTCAACATGGTGTTCCAGCAATATGCGCTGTTTCCGCATCTGGATGTGGAAGACAACGTTGCCTACGGGTTGCGCCAGGCACGGCCACGCCTGTCATCGCGCGAGATCGGCCTGAGGGCAGGCGAGGCTTTGGCCATGGTGCGGCTCGCCGGCTATGGCCGGCGCAAGATCCACGAGCTGTCGGGTGGCCAGCAGCAGCGCGTCGCCCTAGCGCGCGCGCTGGTCAACAAGCCGGCCGTGCTGTTGCTCGACGAGCCGCTGGCGGCGCTCGACAAGAAGCTGCGTACCGACATGCAGATCGAGCTGCAGAACCTGCAGCGCGAGATCGGCATCACCTTCGTCCTTGTCACCCACGACCAGGAGGAAGCCCTTTCGATGAGCGATTTCGTTTGCGTCATGAATGGTGGCCGCATCGTCCAGCTGGGGCAACCAAGCGAGATCTATGACGAGCCCGCCGACTTGTTCGTTGCGGATTTCGTCGGCAAGACCAACCTGCTGAGTGGCACGGTCGCCGGGCATTCGGGCGATCTCGTCGAGGTGTCGCTTGCTGACGGCACCGTCATTGCCGCGCGCAAGCGCTCGGCGTTGCGGCAAGGCGAGACCGTGTCGGTCAGCCTGCGTCCCGAGTCGCTCAATCTCGCTGCAGCGGACACCGGCCAGTTCAAGGGCATCGTCCGCAACCGGATCTTCCTAGGCTCGACGGCGGAATACGCGATCGAGGTCCAAGGTATCGGAACGCTGCTGGCCAAGGCCGACCACCTGATCGGTCATGGAACTCTCTTCAAGCCGGGTGAACCCGTCGCCATCGGCTTTGCCTCCGGAACGCCGCTGGCGTTTCCTGAGACCAAGAACAACGGGACCAACCAGAGGGTAGATAAACATGTCGAAATCATATCGTGATGGACTGCCGATAAGCCCTGAGAAATTCGTCGACCAATTGATGCGCCTCAAGCGCGGCTCGATCGGCCGCCGCGACTTTCTCGGCCTTACCGGGCTTGGAATTGCCACGGCGGTGATGGCGCGTGAACTCGGCATCATGCCGACGCCGGCCTTCGCTGCCGAAAGCCTTGGCGACCGCATGTCGATCGCCACCTGGCCGAATTACCATGACCCGCAGACCTTCGAGAACTTCAAGAAGGACACCGGTGTCGCCGTCGAGGTCAATGTCTTCGGCTCCAACGAAGAGATGCTGGCCAAGCTACAGGCCGGCGCGTCGGGCTGGAGCCTCTTCGTGCCGACCAACTACACGATCTCGACCTACAAGAAGCTCGGCATCATCGAACCGCTGGAGATGGCCAAGCTGCCGAATTTCGACGGTACGCAAGAAGACCCGCGCTTCACCTCGGAAGGCACGATCGACGGCGCGACCTATGCCGTGCCGAAGAACTGGGGCACCACCGGATTTGCCGTCAACACCAAGAAGCTGACCAAGCCGATGACGAGCTGGAAGGAGTTCTGGGACACGGCCATGGCGGAAGGTGATAGTCGCACCATGGTTCATGACTATCAGCTGACCACGATCGGCAACGCGCTCAAATATTATGGCTTCTCGTTCAACTCGCTGAAGCAGGACGAGCTCGCCAAGGCGGAAGAGTTGCTGCTCAAGGTCAAGCCGCATCTGTTCGCGGTTTCCAGCGACTATCAGCCGGGAATGCGCGCCGGCGATGCCTGGATGACGATGTGCTGGACCAATGACGGCGCGCAGCTGCATCGCGACATTCCCGACATCGCCTACGTGCTGGGCAAGGAGGGCGGCGAGATCTGGACCGATTTCTACGCCATCCCGAAGGATGCGCCGAACAAGCCGGCGGGCTACGCGCTGCTCAACTACCTGATGAACCCGCAGGTCGCGGTGAAAGAGCACCTGGCCAATGGCGCGCCGTCAACCGATGCGCGCGTCAACAAGCTTCTGCCCAAGGAGGTTCTGGACAATCCGATCCTATACCCGGCGGCCGACCTCTTGACGGCACTGGAATTCGGCGCGGCGGCGACGCTAACCGATCCGGGCCGCGCCGAGCTGATGGCCCGCTTCAAGTCGGCCTGAGCAAAGCCGACCTCAAGCGGACGCAAAACCAACCTGCCGGCGGGTCGTTCCCGCCGGCGCCGGGACACTTTCAATGCACGGCAACATCCTTCGCAAAAATCTGGTCACTGCCCTGCTGCTCGGTCCGGCGACCGTGTGGCTGGTGGTGTTCCTGGTGCTGCCGTTCATCGCCATCGCCGTGTTCAGCGTCGGCGAGCGGGCACCGGAGGGCGGCTACCAGGCCGCCTTTACGCTGGCGCAATACGCCAACCTTCC contains the following coding sequences:
- the sucD gene encoding succinate--CoA ligase subunit alpha, translated to MAILLNRDTRVIVQGFTGKIGSFHAEDMKRYGTKVVGGVTPGKGGQTHLGLPVFNTVKGAVRETGADASIVFVPPPFAADSIMEAADAGIKFCVCITDGIPSQDMMRVKRYMRRYRYEDRLRLVGPNCAGIITPGQALMGIMPGSIYLPGRVGIVGRSGTLGYEAASQMKALGIGVSTSVGIGGDPINGSSFRDILELFEKDDGTDAVVMIGEIGGPQEAEAALWARDNMKKPLIAYIAGLSAPKGKRMGHAGAIISAFGESAQEKVEILRDAGVVIVPTPSSFGEVVAGVMAERAKAA
- a CDS encoding phosphoenolpyruvate carboxylase codes for the protein MEQSKRINFREDERSLLLRLLLQVASQREPVIAGVLTGGRSLVSLAPEQRIPALQASGVWFQLLAIADELLAMRARRELEQGAGVGEVPGSFGSVIAQMAASGHSAEAVQSAVDELCVGPTMTAHPTEAKRVTVLEIHRRIYRKLTELDQPRWAPRERELLVADLESEIELLWMTGELRLERPTVEREIAWGLHFFREVIFEATPQLYGKLEDAFARHYPGQRIKVPSFMRYASWIGGDRDGNPNVTATATAHPLAEYRNTAIDWYLAQVQRLVAVLSASSNVIDLPVSFRPVLRMALERSGQAHEIAARNPDEPLRQFASALFARLLATRDSGLASYPSADAFRADLSALSSVLEAIGGNSVARRFIQPLLWQVGSFGFRTVSLDVRQNSTVINRVLAELFALADPSDPVVASTPQWSARIRSALSQGERLEIDPNRLSPEAVELLSTFAVIGAHISTSHVGAVGCFVLSMTRSADDLLAVYLLAQHSGLSTAPDGGGTVRLRIVPLFETIADLQAAPVILNELLGVSLVRQTVREFGARQEIMLGYSDSNKDGGFLASNWELAKAQKRLAAVGRKHKVRISFFHGRGGSVSRGGAPTGRAIAAQPEGTVGGTMRVTEQGEVVSSKFANRGTGLNQLEVLAAGVLAHSVGLSGGTEKKETPEFDEALEALAGMSQASYAGLMAEPGFLDYFNQASPVAELALLKMGSRPDRRFGASGISDLRAIPWVFAWSQNRHLLTGWYGIGSALSSFVTVRGEPGRALLARMFEHSRFFRLIVDEAEKTLYQSDMGIARLYAGLVSDGDASQRIHARIAAEYELTRGLIGDVTGGDLSVRFPMFKRRFDSLRRQMDDIHRLQVDLLREVRAETGAADRKRATDALLVSINCISSGLGWTG
- a CDS encoding D-glycerate dehydrogenase yields the protein MKPRLIVTRRWPSAVEAILAERFDTTLNDSDTPLSPAAMTSAFSDFDAILATVSDSLPVAVFPNGDARTRIIANFGVGFSHIDVAAARDRDIVVTNTPGVLTDCTADLALSLILAVARRTGEGERQLRAGEWRGWSPTHMAGAKVSGKTLGIVGMGRIGKATARRAHFGFGMKIVFFNRSPVDDDETRAMGALQMPALADVLAASDFVSLHCPGGAENRHLINARSLGLMKGSAFLINTARGDVVDQDALVAALERREIAGAGLDVFAEEPAVPEALKRLENVVLLPHLGSATEETRVAMGMKVVENLTAFFEGRPVPDRVA
- a CDS encoding LuxR C-terminal-related transcriptional regulator, whose amino-acid sequence is MPLSLSRSGEYNQLAKLVAATQETSGDLFGKAVVDWLRQHVSFDHCVIFGYRGAARPPLLFETFSPAESHVFVALYQEGPYLLDPFHHAAVERKEGFWRMRELAPDRFYASEYYRSYYSQTRLAEEVGFFVPLPGKDALVLSLMRLHASGPFGTADTRLLRDMAPAVISLARLRWPNLPSDEPADAKPGEAAAPVNEFDRAHIWKSLSLTPREKHVVDLLLQGHSTESIARAMRIVPGTVKVHRRNIYRKLEIKSQAGLFARFVEIIGAQI